A genomic region of Phycisphaerae bacterium contains the following coding sequences:
- a CDS encoding LacI family transcriptional regulator, whose protein sequence is MERPGISQIASRLKLSKTTVSRVVNNTPNSRISEATRAKVLAAVRETGYTPNLSARALARARTNMIALLFVDVTNPSIGEFVMANETRAGDAGFHTILCSTRASGSREEQQCQMLRQRGVDGLIIEHLGDHRHLVRMAEDGYPFVLLGPCEEAPWLDYVGFDELEGGRMAARALVEAGRRRIAHIGGQVGYHGAEERRLQGYLDVVKSAGLRAKPEWIFRVEKHEDRAMGRQAGLRLLDLPDRPDGICCYDDFLALGVFDAARDRGVRIPEELSLIGYGDLAMCSLLPVPLASVHLDMAALGREATRVLLEKIEHGSAQDGRQGRLIAPTVVRRESLGPMVN, encoded by the coding sequence ATGGAACGGCCCGGCATATCGCAGATCGCCAGCAGGCTGAAGCTCTCGAAGACCACGGTCTCGCGGGTGGTGAACAACACGCCCAACTCGCGGATTTCCGAGGCCACGCGGGCGAAGGTGCTGGCGGCGGTCCGCGAGACGGGCTACACGCCGAACCTCTCAGCCCGGGCGCTGGCCCGGGCGCGAACCAACATGATTGCCCTTCTGTTCGTGGACGTGACGAACCCCAGCATCGGCGAGTTCGTGATGGCCAACGAGACGCGGGCGGGCGACGCGGGGTTTCACACGATCCTGTGCAGTACGCGGGCCAGCGGGTCGCGGGAGGAGCAGCAGTGTCAGATGCTTCGCCAGCGCGGGGTGGACGGCTTGATTATCGAGCACCTCGGCGACCATCGGCACCTGGTGCGGATGGCGGAGGACGGGTATCCGTTCGTGCTGCTGGGGCCGTGCGAAGAGGCACCGTGGCTGGACTACGTGGGATTCGATGAGCTGGAAGGCGGGCGGATGGCGGCGCGGGCGCTGGTCGAAGCCGGGCGGCGGAGGATCGCCCACATCGGCGGGCAGGTCGGCTATCACGGCGCGGAGGAAAGGCGCCTGCAGGGTTATCTGGACGTGGTGAAATCCGCGGGGCTGCGGGCCAAGCCGGAGTGGATCTTCCGGGTCGAGAAGCACGAGGACCGGGCGATGGGACGGCAGGCGGGCTTGCGGCTTTTGGATCTGCCCGACCGGCCGGATGGGATCTGCTGTTACGACGATTTTCTGGCCCTCGGGGTTTTTGACGCAGCCAGAGACCGCGGTGTGCGGATCCCGGAGGAGCTGTCGCTGATCGGATATGGCGACCTGGCGATGTGTTCGCTGCTGCCGGTGCCGTTGGCTTCGGTGCATCTGGACATGGCGGCGCTGGGCCGGGAGGCGACGCGGGTGTTGCTGGAGAAGATCGAGCACGGGTCGGCCCAGGACGGGCGGCAAGGGCGTCTGATCGCACCGACGGTGGTCCGTCGCGAGTCGCTGGGGCCGATGGTGAACTAA
- the hxlB gene encoding 6-phospho-3-hexuloisomerase: MSEIRDTLRVVCDELAQCTGRIDAGAVGAAVEELARAPRVFLAGAGRSGLAVRGFAMRLMHMGMAAHLVGEVTTPSIGKGDLLVIGSGSGRTSSLLAMARKAKELEARVLLATIDPRSPIAELADVVVAIPAPSPKATAGSGVLASIQPMGSLFEQSLFILYDAMIVLLMRRSGITAEAMFARHANLE, translated from the coding sequence GTGAGTGAGATTCGCGATACGCTGCGCGTCGTCTGTGACGAACTGGCCCAGTGCACGGGGCGGATCGACGCCGGCGCGGTCGGCGCGGCGGTCGAGGAGTTGGCCCGCGCCCCGCGGGTTTTTTTGGCCGGGGCTGGGCGAAGCGGGTTGGCGGTTCGCGGGTTCGCCATGCGGCTGATGCACATGGGGATGGCGGCGCACCTGGTGGGCGAGGTGACCACGCCGTCGATCGGGAAGGGGGATCTGCTGGTGATCGGGTCGGGCTCGGGCCGGACGTCGAGCCTTCTGGCGATGGCCCGGAAGGCGAAGGAGCTCGAGGCCCGGGTGCTGCTGGCGACGATCGATCCACGTTCGCCAATCGCTGAGCTTGCCGATGTGGTGGTGGCGATTCCGGCCCCGTCGCCCAAGGCAACGGCTGGGTCGGGGGTGCTGGCGTCGATTCAGCCGATGGGGTCGCTGTTCGAGCAGTCCCTCTTCATTCTTTATGACGCGATGATCGTGCTCCTGATGCGCCGGAGCGGCATCACGGCTGAGGCGATGTTCGCCCGGCACGCGAACCTGGAGTGA
- a CDS encoding 3-hexulose-6-phosphate synthase: MNREHPQLQLAIDVLSTADALAVAEKVYPHFDIAEIGTPLIIEEGVAALEKVKSRFPEKRYLADLKIMDAGFIEASSAFRRGADLVTVLGAADDRTISQALEAVAKYGGRIMADLINVPDPLVRARRLEQLGVPVLCVHTAFDRQAPGVDPMSELSLVRPVVRCELAVAGGLKLENVGRAVEGGGDIVVVGGAIINHADPGCAAAEIMARIREARRE, translated from the coding sequence ATGAACCGAGAACATCCGCAGTTGCAGCTTGCCATCGACGTGCTATCGACGGCCGACGCGCTGGCCGTGGCGGAGAAGGTGTATCCGCATTTCGATATTGCGGAGATCGGCACGCCGCTGATCATCGAGGAGGGCGTCGCTGCGCTCGAGAAGGTCAAGTCGCGATTTCCGGAGAAGCGTTATCTGGCGGACCTGAAGATCATGGACGCTGGGTTCATCGAGGCGTCCAGCGCGTTCCGGCGCGGGGCGGATCTGGTGACGGTGCTTGGCGCAGCGGACGATCGGACGATCAGCCAGGCGCTGGAGGCGGTGGCGAAGTACGGCGGACGGATCATGGCCGACCTGATCAACGTGCCGGACCCGCTGGTGCGGGCGCGGCGGCTTGAGCAGCTTGGTGTGCCGGTCTTGTGCGTTCATACGGCGTTCGACCGTCAGGCGCCGGGCGTCGATCCGATGTCGGAGCTGTCGCTGGTGCGTCCGGTGGTGCGGTGCGAGCTGGCGGTGGCGGGCGGTTTGAAGCTGGAGAACGTGGGCCGGGCGGTCGAAGGCGGCGGCGATATCGTGGTGGTCGGCGGAGCGATCATCAATCACGCCGATCCCGGCTGCGCCGCTGCGGAGATCATGGCCCGCATACGGGAGGCCCGTCGTGAGTGA